In the Argiope bruennichi chromosome 8, qqArgBrue1.1, whole genome shotgun sequence genome, TTAGGTACAAGTTGGGATGAAGAAGTAACTGGTGAGCTTCGTAAAGAATTTCTACAGTGGTTTCAAGAACTTAAGCATTTGTCTGACATACAGATTCCTAGGTGTGTTCAAGCATCTTCAAAAGATATAAGCAACTGCACTATTCATACGTTTGTTGATGGAAGCAAAGATGCATATGCTGCTGTTACATtccttagaatagaaaataatggtcGAATCGAGCTATTTCTACTTGCAGCGAAATCTCGAGTGGCTCCTTTAAGAGGCACAACTATCCCAAGAATGGAACTTCTTGCGGCGGTGATTGGAGCGAGGCTAGCGAATTCAGTTGTTGAAGCTCTTGGTTGGAAAAATGTTACGATATATTACTGGAGTGATTCTACAACAGTGCTTGCATGGATATTACGAGAAGAAAATTGGTCTGTCTTCGTTAGGAACAGAGTCCAAGAGATAAGGAAGTTGAGTAATCCTACATCATGGAGACACATACCTGGTGATAAGAATCCGGCAGATTTACCTTCCAGGGGCTGCAAGGCAAAACATCTAGTCTCCCTAAGATGGTGGGAGGGTCCACAatggatgaaaaatgcttttgaatttcaaaacattatgggtTCCACCAACCATGATTGGAATGAAGAAGAGATTAGAAAGGAAAAGTCTAAGAcgacttttatattatcaaataatgaagcctGTGGTGTTGCAAACTGGTACTACAGATATTTTTCGAACTATGATAGAATAGTTCGTCTTGTTGCATGGATCCTCCGCTTCATGaacaactgcaaaaatataactGAGAAGAAACATGGTGAATTAACCGCTACAGAATTTCAGGAAgcagaaatgaaggttttatttatgatacagaatgagtcttttctcccagaagaagaaaagagattaaaaaccctacaagtatttaaagacgatcttggcatcatccgtttgaaaactaaaattatttatcgcaagGACAGTGAAGATTTTCTTAAACCTATTGTTCTTCCTCCGAAGCATGAAGTGGTAAAGCGGTTAATCTATAATGCTCACGTTAAGAACTGTCATGCTGGAGTCCAGATACTATTGAATGCACTTAGAGAAAAGTACTGGATCCTAAATGGAAGAAAAGCGGTGAAACATGTGGTGGCCAATTGCATTACGTGTAAAAGATATAGCTCAAAGAACATAGAAGTTATAAGTCCCCACCCCCTTCCAGAAAATAGAGTAAAGGATGCTGCGGTGTTTCAAATAACTGGCGTTGATATGGCTGGACCTTTATTCCTTAAAGACAAGAAGAGCTGGGTTCTAATTTTTACTTGTGCAGTGTACAGAGCAGTTCATTTCGAGCTTGTTACTGCTGCATcgactgatgtttttttaatggcctTTAGGGGATTTGTTTCTCGCAGGGAAGATGCACAACAATATACTGCGATAATGGCTCCAATTTTGTTGGAGCagccaactatttaaaacaactggATCGGAACCGTATCCAAAAATATGGAGCAATAAACTCTATTGACTGGAAGTTTAATCCTCCAACTGCTGCCTGGTGGGGCGGATGGTGggagagattaattagaattttaaaagatcttttgaagAAAGTGTTAGGACATGCACGTCTCAATTATGAGGAGATGATAACGGTTTTGGCAGACTGCGAGCGTGTAATCAACTCAAGACCTCTAACTTACATTTGCGAAGAGGAAGCTATAAAACCAATTTCTCCATCGATGTTCATACAAGATGTGCATGAATGCAATCTTCCTGATATAGATGCTGTAGAGCAAAATTCTGTGAGCAATAGATTCAAATACAGACAAGCAGTGCTTAAAGACTTAAGAAATCGTTTCAGATCTGAGTATTTGGGTGCTCTCATACagcggagaaataaaaaatcaagaaaatgtacagttactgttggtgacattgttatggtgggagcagataataaaaagagacttgtctggcctttaggtcgtatcacagaaatcataccaggtaaagatggacatgtacgacttgttcgagtgcaaacttcacagcagaatttcctgcgaccaattcaaagaatatatccattagagttaacatcctctgatgacttctccacttcgatgacaccagatgatttgaataagtcaaatgacatcaccaaaacttctgacagtacttctggcaacgagatgaaatttagtagagccggaagaagaattaaattgccagagagactgaacttgtgatttattttgtttttgattggacattttcacattaattttcatttttatatttaaatattaattgaaaatttgtaaaacgttgccatttattgaatctcttaactgtgtttaactaatagtattatattttgattattatttataatcaaaaggtgggaggatgttgaaaatgtattaatattttattttatttatttgtttattttagaatggcaacgttatttaagaaatattttttgctgtctcattttgtagatggcaactggtagatcaatcccaagatggaataaaacaaagtttgaattttttaccggtgggatatcgtttttctattttaatataaaaagcgaaagaaaacggtgtttttcttaggcagctttaacattTGTTGCTTTTGAGTGACCAAACACTGAGTCGCGTCAGGATTTGCATCCATTGGATAATCTGGATTGgtgtaagaaataaaagaaagcatgAAGCGCGTTTCGGATACTCTGAAATGTATGGTCGAAGTGGTAATTTGATGCGTTCCGTATATGTCAGAATATGAAATATGATGATGTGAGGCTTTGTAACAAGGATTATTTCAAATCGAAGCATGGAAATGTGGTGTAaaggttttatttaatattttttcgatgTTTTAATTATAGCCTCAAGAAAACATTTAGTAATTCATCCCAACAAATAATGCTACTCTAATAACTTAATAATGAAGCTTGATTATTATGGTAATtgatattatatacaatattttgtatctgtggtttatttattagaatttattgcTGTAAGCATTTCATTAGAAGTTGTTTTGTGCACTAAAATAACACCGTCGACTCCTGCTGTATCAGTTTATAAATGTAGATGCCtcatagaaaatttctttttcaacatttgaTGGCGTCCTTCACGACAACAAGATGTATATTTATCCGCAGAGTGCAAATACCAGGCAGCAGATGTAAAAATAAGTTctttaatgaactaaaatttctGCATCTTGCTGCATATACAATACACATCAAGTCGGTGTAAGttcttctcatttaaaaatacaattaattaatatacaaGTTCAACAATCAATTACAATTCATCCGGAAGTATATCGTACTTCCGGTTACAAAATAACCGAACCAATAAGGCTACTCCTCTGTGACCGAcctatttgatttgaatatttgaatgatttggAAAACAACATTCGCTTCACattgaagaaaaattctgaatataaaagAATGGGGATGTTTAGTTCATACTTGTGCTTATTAAAGGACTGGAAACAACGAGCTGGCCGTCCTAAATATTGGGCAATAGCCATTTCAGGCAAATTTATAGTTGTTTGAAACGTGTGTCATAGAATACTTTAAAACGTTCCAAGAAATTGCTATGTAAAGTTTCTATTCGTTCTTTAGCCACCTGCGGTTGGAAAGACGTGTTACGGATACCGGAATGCTTTTGTCACAGAATCGCCAACTGCGTGCTCCACACGTTAGCAGGCAATTGTCACGAAAGTAAAATTGATATCTTCGATCCATTGACTGAGATTGTTCATTGTAACACAGTTTACAGAAGCATAGTCTtatgttgaaaattaattcatttagaagatataaatcatTTTGCCTGTTCTATAAGATATCAGATACTTTGTGTAATCTCGCtgcgataaaactttgaaatactcatgaattaattttttcgcCACTGCAAGTGATTAATTTGCAGTTCACCGTGAACAAATATGAAGTAGCATATTCAATTaacatgtgcatttttttttcacacgtCTCTGAGTTTATGTGCAAAAAAATAagcgcaaatatttttttctcttcaaaaaattataattctcccTATGTATGACTtgacagttttttcaaatttcttaaaactttagaTTTTGGATTCTACAATCATCCTTCAATTCGTTGCTACTGAATATACAGGACCTATTTTACTTTTACCTTTTTTCATCAGACTATAATGCAAGCTGCAACGTTGCTCATATTGTATTAGCAGTGCACCTTAAACTTCAAGAAtaacatacttttattatttaaaagtatctcATTTCCGTGAGGATTCGGAAACTGCATCATGAGTTTTTATGATCTCTCGTTGAGTATAAAAGATTTAGtgggacgaaaaaaaaaaatgaaagaaagaatgaCCTCGAGCTCTGGAACTCTTCAGCGGAAAAGAAAGTcagcagataataaaaataagaatacttgGATATTTTCTCTCTTGAAATTTGAAGAAGTGGTTGCATGAAATCTGATTTCACCATTTCAGAAGCTCCGGAATTTTTCCGGAAGTTGCACGCTCAGCAATTCCTTCAATGATAGTTATTCGGGCGAGAAGTATCTCTCCatgaattaaagaatgaaatcCTCGCGGGAACTCGGAAAGAATGGATGGATGCCTTTCATTAAGAAGGAGGAGAGGAAAATTCACGCACCATACTCTTGAGtctagaaaatcatttttgtgtctTGCAGTGAGATGATAGGAGAGAATCTGGTAAAGTATCCATTACCGAAtggtttcaatatttttcagtttgttaaaatttatttgccaaaaataaaagacagaattttctttgttttgagcccaattttacccaattttttcttctttttacttagTTGTTTAATATTGATATCTGgctaaatggaaataataagaTGAAACCTATCCTCGAACGTTACAAAGTTCTATAGAGGAACACTAAGAAGGCTATAAGTGGTAACAAGTGTAATAGTAAGTAAATGGTAGCAAGTAAGACATCTTTTGAGCATATCTGAAACTAAAGAAACCACAAGGAATGGTCACCCGAAACGTTCTGGCATAAACAGTAATAAAGGCGACTTTGTGTTGGAGACCATTTTTTCCCCCacccgattgaaaccaaaacttaACATAGCATTACAATTACAGTTAAAAAAGTCacacatgaaatttaattttttaaagtgatttcatTACTGAGTTATCGCTCTGAGCTTTTGAAAATGCAGACCGGCAGAGGGTCCTTCACCCGCACtgggtttggctcaaaattgAATAGGTTAAATCGCtgttcaatgtttattttttgtgcagttatcgtgttaacgtaTATTTGAGCAGTCGAATTAAAAGATTTCTTCGgaacggattttgcacaaaatttgaaagaaatttatgaatatgatgtaaagactgtataccaagtTCCATAAGTCTACCTCAAAGCGTTttaaagttatctttgtcacttaATAATACGGACTTAATACCAATAATGTTTTATTCGAACTTGGGCAGTTCTTAacatggagattcgacaaaatctagttttttttaaagattgcaatactttctcggtgcttcgtatacgagaaagtgaaaacatAGATAAATCATAAAAACGGCTTTATTTTTTTGGACAATAGAGTcgataatattacttttttttattaatgcaccTTGCTAGTacgttttaacatttatttcctcTTCATCAGTCCATTTAAATAACGAATctgaaaaactgtttttaatttaaatagttaaatgaatGGAGATTTTAATTGATATCTTTGTCAGAAATATTGTCAGCATTTGTCAACTGTTTTCTGAAGGTTGTtccaattatttctgtttttttatgataaaacaatTAGTATATGAAGCGGGATTTTGATATAGTTTTTTCGCGCTCACATTATATACACTTCTTGGTGAATTAGCCAAAATTCGTAAAATGAGTCTCTATTTAAAGACTTTGATATAGGATCAGATGTAAAAAATGAATAGTATCTTTCTGTcagaatttcagttaaaatagtataaattgtGTTTAGATTATCTTATGCGCATGCcatttgcttatttaaataattctatgatgtaatttaaaattcgctaaaaatagcagaaatggaattgaaaaattaggaataaaaataaagttgatatCCCCCCCCCCAACATTAATTATTCTTTAGTTGCTAAAAAACGCTGTAGAATTCGTGAGAGTTAACTAAATACAAAATCGTCCAGTTATCTTTATTTGTTAGCAGAGATATCCAATAATTCAAGTTCCTGTAATATtccatttcataataatttcattactaGCTAGGGATCATGTGAAACTCATTCAACAATAGCAAACattcgaaataattaaattaagaagcaTATTTgcaatattcaaatgaaaaaaaaatcccctcaGATTTCTTTAAATGGATTTGAAATTGCTTGGGACGAGCAGCGGAGAAACAAATGGATTAGGATTCCTTCCGGTTATCTGCATCCGGATCATTCATAACGTAATTATTAGGGGGAGAGTTTAAAGTGTTAAGCACTACTCGGGTGAAGATGATAGGTTATAGAGAATCAGAGAAAGTGTTTCCGAAACGGTAACTCAATCGATAGGATGGACGCCTGGAAGTGTTCCAGCTTAAGCGATTTgactaaatttactttaaaagcctgcttatcaaatattttcacagTTACGTTTGATTGTAGGGAAAATGACTCAGAACTGCATCGACCGAGGGAATATCGCACTTTGTCTTTACaacaaaattatatagatttgtcaaattttgaattaaatactcTGCTTGAAGACTGTCTGGTTGCTCGTCCGAATGAATGTAAGCTTAATAACTCATAATTTCAGttgtttaaatgaaagaaatttagcttgtgtttttataatcaaaaattctaaatcaattGGAAAGAAACATTGCAGGTCTTTTTTattgacagaaaaaataaaatgttataaaaaatgacaaagaacataaaaatgcaaattctttatGAAACACTTTCAAAGAATGTCTGTGTTATGAGGTGCGCATTGCCATCTAAGGTGCGGCACTCATAAGAATAGTTCGCAGCAGATCCGAAAGCTGAGTTTCATGATAGTGAAATTATCCCAACAATTTTGATGTGTTCTTTAtcattatgttatatttatactttttaaatacagGCAATACAGTGACAATGATTCTATTCTGTTATTACAaacttgcatattttataaacgGCTG is a window encoding:
- the LOC129981435 gene encoding uncharacterized protein LOC129981435, which codes for MKWLDGINVEKVTKRSMLSTVHKVFDPFGFTAPVMLCPKIMLQKAWTLGTSWDEEVTGELRKEFLQWFQELKHLSDIQIPRCVQASSKDISNCTIHTFVDGSKDAYAAVTFLRIENNGRIELFLLAAKSRVAPLRGTTIPRMELLAAVIGARLANSVVEALGWKNVTIYYWSDSTTVLAWILREENWSVFVRNRVQEIRKLSNPTSWRHIPGDKNPADLPSRGCKAKHLVSLRWWEGPQWMKNAFEFQNIMGSTNHDWNEEEIRKEKSKTTFILSNNEACGVANWYYRYFSNYDRIVRLVAWILRFMNNCKNITEKKHGELTATEFQEAEMKHEVVKRLIYNAHVKNCHAGVQILLNALREKYWILNGRKAVKHVVANCITCKRYSSKNIEVISPHPLPENRVKDAAVFQITGVDMAGPLFLKDKKSWVLIFTCAVYRAVHFELVTAASTDVFLMAFRGFVSRREDAQQYTAIMAPILLEQPTI